DNA sequence from the Ignavibacteria bacterium genome:
TGGTGCGTTGATGATCATGTCGATGCGAATCGCAGATGTTACACTTGGTACGATTCGAACACTTATGGTTGTTCAAGGAAGAAAATATCAGGCTGGAATTCTTGGGTTCATTGAAGTTACTATCTGGATTTTCGCAATCAGGCACGTGATGCTGCACCTTGACAATATGTGGAACATACTCGGATACTCAACCGGATTTGCGCTTGGCAACGTTCTAGGAATTTATGTTGAACAGAAATTTGGAGTTGGTTTTGTACAGCTGTATGCTATTTCGCTTTACTATGCAGATAAAATTGCCGACGAATTAAGAAGAAATAATTTCGGCGTAACAATTCTCCCAGCAGAAGGGGGAAGAGGTGGAGTTGCTGTTTTGGTAATTTTAACAACTCGAAGACGGCAGGATGAAGCAATTAAAATAATTGATATAATTGATTCGAAAGCTTTTATATCAATCCAATCCGCAACACCGTACCGAGGATTTGTTCACTCGAGAAAGTAAAAAATCGTACACGCTAAGGTTAATTGATTCAAAGAATATCAGATTTTTGCGGCTTTGCGCGAACGAAGATTTTTATTTCCAAATAGCTAAAATTCCGCCGCTGATTGAAATAGCAATAAGCTGATAACCGATATAGATCAAATATAATTTCATATTTCGGCCTTCAAAAAGCACTCCAGCAATGTGCGTTGCTGCCACAAAACCGAGCCAAGCCCAGACACCTGTTTGCATTCCTGTCCAGAAAGTATCAGCCAGTGCAAAATCTACAAAGTGA
Encoded proteins:
- a CDS encoding DUF2179 domain-containing protein translates to MIMSMRIADVTLGTIRTLMVVQGRKYQAGILGFIEVTIWIFAIRHVMLHLDNMWNILGYSTGFALGNVLGIYVEQKFGVGFVQLYAISLYYADKIADELRRNNFGVTILPAEGGRGGVAVLVILTTRRRQDEAIKIIDIIDSKAFISIQSATPYRGFVHSRK
- a CDS encoding DUF1761 domain-containing protein encodes the protein MGINFLAIVVVTIFNFALGAIWYSPVLFAKPFMGAIGKSEEELKKGSNNIMFVCSFFAALITTYILAHFVDFALADTFWTGMQTGVWAWLGFVAATHIAGVLFEGRNMKLYLIYIGYQLIAISISGGILAIWK